From Corvus moneduloides isolate bCorMon1 chromosome 2, bCorMon1.pri, whole genome shotgun sequence, one genomic window encodes:
- the KLRG1 gene encoding killer cell lectin-like receptor subfamily G member 1 encodes MEGSRSEVSAADESEEVTYTSVKFSQTPPPRAKAAQGKRAPHLWSAVLKGLAIGFGTLSISLAIALIWKMSDCHPHCPQQWVAYRGSCYSFSTAKKDWNSSQESCRAQGAHLLVISDTWEMDLFKRIQAECFWVGLRNSTGTGWIWEDGSMFSVKVLSNSPVQNCAVLMKDQFHASSCEVPTPWICEKLLR; translated from the exons ATGGAGGGAAGCAGATCAGAAGTTTCTGCAGCTGATGAGAGCGAGGAAGTAACATATACTTCTGTCAAATTCTCTCAGACGCCTCCGCCAAGGGCCAAAgctgcacagggaaaaagag cTCCCCATCTGTGGTCAGCAGTTCTGAAGGGCTTGGCCATAGGCTTTGGGACACTGAGCATCTCCCTGGCGATTGCTTTGATTTGGAAGATGA GTGACTGCCACCCACACTGCCCTCAACAGTGGGTGGCCTACAGAGGGAGCTGCTACTCCTTCTCCACTGCGAAGAAGGACTGGAATTCCAGCCAGGAATCCTGCAGGGCACAAGGAGCTCACCTCCTGGTGATCAGTGATACCTGGGAAATG GATCTGTTCAAGCGTATTCAAGCAGAATGTTTCTGGGTTGGACTGAGGAACAGTACAGGCACTGGATGGATTTGGGAGGATGGCTCTATGTTCAGTGTCAA GGTCCTCTCTAACAGCCCTGTGCAAAACTGTGCTGTCCTGATGAAAGATCAGTTTCATGCCTCCAGCTGTGAAGTTCCTACTCCATGGATCTGTGAGAAATTGCTTAGATAA
- the M6PR gene encoding LOW QUALITY PROTEIN: cation-dependent mannose-6-phosphate receptor (The sequence of the model RefSeq protein was modified relative to this genomic sequence to represent the inferred CDS: inserted 1 base in 1 codon), which produces MRVSRGSLXPMGGGACARGGRRMSPPCHTSALLLVFMALAVSGAEQSEERSCDVIGDESTESQMERALLKKLEPLSHMRFNVTVEKGKTENYIYHFRVCREVNSTSHDFGGLVQTDRQNGKTTVIGRINETQVFNGSDWIMLIYKGGDSYGRHCSGEKRRAVIMISCKRGVTASSFSIISEEREKEQECFYLFEMDSSVACPAENSHLSVGSILLITFVSLIAVYIIGGFLYQRLVVGAKGMEQIPHFAFWQDLGNLVADGCDFVCRSKPRNAPAAYRGVGDDQLGEESEERDDHLLPM; this is translated from the exons ATGCGCGTGAGCCGCGGGTCTC TTCCTATGGGCGGCGGCGCCTGTGCCCGGGGCGGCCGCAG GATGTCACCACCTTGCCATACATCTGCCTTGCTGCTGGTCTTTATGGCCCTGGCTGTATCGGGAGCTGAGCAGTCAGAAGAGAGGAGCTGTGATGTGATTGGTGATGAGAGCACTGAGTCACAGATGGAGAGAGCCCTGCTGAAGAAACTGGAGCCCCTGAGCCACATGAG gtttAACGTGACTGTGGAGAAAGGCAAAACGGAAAACTACATCTACCATTTCAGGGTGTGCAGGGAGGTCAACAGCACCTCGCACGATTTTGGTGGCCTGGTGCAAACAGATAGACAGAATGGAAAGACCACAGTGATAGGAAGAATCAATGAAACCCAAGTCTTCAATGGAA GTGACTGGATCATGCTGATTTATAAAGGAGGTGATTCATATGGCAGGCACTGCAGTGGTGAGAAGAGGCGAGCTGTGATAATGATTTCTTGCAAGCGGGGAGTTACAGCG AGTTCATTCAGCATTATTTCTGAAGAGcgggaaaaggagcaggagtgTTTCTACCTCTTTGAAATGGACAGTAGTGTGGCTTGTCCAGCTGAGAATTCCCACCTCAGTGTTGGCTCCATTCTACTGATCAC GTTTGTGTCACTGATTGCAGTCTACATCATTGGTGGGTTCCTCTACCAGCGCCTTGTCGTGGGAGCAAAGGGCATGGAGCAGATTCCTCACTTTGCCTTCTGGCAAGATCTGGGCAATTTGGTGGCA GATGGCTGTGACTTTGTGTGCCGATCCAAGCCTCGGAACGCACCAGCCGCGTACCGCGGCGTGGGGGATGACCAGCTGGGAGAAGAGTCAGAAGAACGGGATGACCACTTGCTGCCCATGTGA